One genomic region from Lysobacterales bacterium encodes:
- a CDS encoding adenine phosphoribosyltransferase, which translates to MSTSALIESLIRPVPDFPKPGILFRDITPLLADAQGFRAAVDALLSPWRHRPPQLFCGIESRGFIFAAAMAQSLGCGFVPIRKPGKLPGPVLSESYSLEYGSDSLELRADALCSGAEVVIVDDVLATGGTLQAAQRLVARSGAQVAGASVLIELAELGGRERLALTVLHAALRY; encoded by the coding sequence ATGAGCACGTCTGCCCTGATCGAATCCTTGATCCGGCCGGTGCCGGACTTTCCCAAGCCGGGCATCCTGTTTCGCGACATCACGCCGCTGTTGGCGGATGCACAAGGCTTTCGTGCGGCGGTCGACGCCCTGCTGTCGCCTTGGCGCCATCGGCCGCCGCAGCTGTTCTGCGGCATCGAGTCGCGCGGATTCATCTTCGCTGCAGCCATGGCCCAGTCGCTGGGCTGCGGCTTCGTTCCCATTCGCAAGCCGGGCAAGCTGCCCGGCCCGGTGCTGAGCGAGTCCTACAGCCTGGAGTACGGCAGCGACAGCCTCGAACTGCGCGCGGATGCACTGTGCTCGGGCGCCGAGGTGGTGATCGTCGATGACGTGCTCGCCACTGGCGGAACCCTACAGGCCGCTCAGCGTCTCGTCGCGCGCAGCGGCGCGCAGGTCGCCGGTGCGAGTGTGCTGATCGAGCTCGCGGAGCTGGGCGGCCGGGAGCGCCTGGCGCTGACCGTGCTGCACGCCGCGCTTCGCTATTGA
- a CDS encoding DMT family transporter, whose translation MSPQRERSPVLAMLLGAVLISSTSAFVRVADVAPTVSAFYRMFFGGLMLLLLLRAVNAPWRPRTTLLLALSIPAAAFAADLMAWHRSIHLVGPGLATLIGNLQVFFMALAGVLFYRERLGPRFLIGVGLAFAGLWLLVGRSWTDVGTGFQWGVWLGVFTAFMYAVYMLSFRRIQQREPSASPMYLLCWCSLVCALMLGAAGAVEGHSFVIPNLKTWGALIGLALFGQVLGWLLISYALPRLDASMVGLLLLLQPLLAFGVDVVLFNRATDGLDWAGLLLSALGIFIGSQRARAPAPAQEPA comes from the coding sequence ATGAGCCCGCAGCGCGAGCGCAGCCCGGTGCTGGCGATGCTGCTGGGGGCGGTGCTGATCAGCAGCACCAGCGCATTCGTACGCGTCGCCGATGTCGCCCCCACGGTGTCGGCGTTCTACCGGATGTTTTTCGGCGGGCTCATGCTGCTGTTGCTGCTGCGCGCGGTGAATGCGCCATGGCGGCCGCGCACGACCCTGCTGCTGGCGCTGTCGATTCCGGCCGCGGCGTTCGCGGCCGACCTGATGGCCTGGCACCGCAGCATCCATCTGGTCGGCCCGGGTCTGGCGACCCTGATCGGCAACCTGCAGGTGTTCTTCATGGCGCTCGCCGGCGTGCTGTTCTATCGCGAGCGGCTGGGGCCGCGCTTCCTGATCGGTGTGGGGCTGGCCTTTGCTGGGCTGTGGCTGCTGGTCGGGCGCAGTTGGACCGATGTCGGCACCGGCTTCCAGTGGGGCGTCTGGCTGGGCGTGTTCACCGCCTTCATGTACGCGGTCTACATGCTGAGTTTCCGTCGCATCCAGCAGCGCGAGCCCAGTGCGAGCCCGATGTATCTGCTGTGCTGGTGCTCACTGGTCTGCGCGCTGATGCTGGGCGCTGCGGGCGCCGTCGAAGGCCACAGCTTCGTCATTCCCAATCTGAAGACCTGGGGTGCCCTGATCGGGCTCGCCCTGTTCGGCCAGGTGCTGGGCTGGCTGCTGATTTCGTACGCCCTGCCGCGGCTGGACGCTTCGATGGTGGGCCTGCTTCTGCTGCTGCAGCCGCTGCTGGCCTTTGGCGTCGACGTGGTGCTCTTCAATCGCGCCACCGATGGCCTCGACTGGGCCGGCCTGCTGCTGTCGGCGCTCGGCATTTTCATTGGCAGCCAGCGCGCTCGTGCGCCGGCACCTGCGCAGGAACCCGCATGA
- a CDS encoding alpha-amylase family protein, translating into MNRSTTGAFAHPQQPRFVRRLAERLQSRLSQTVRGALAALPGLVALGALSTASAPAQADVILHAFNWSYDTVEARAAEIQSLGYKAVLVVPPLKSEGPAWWARYQPQDYRTIDHPLGNKQSFERMSNALRARGIRVYADILLNHMANESAQRSDLNYPGQRVLNTYASNTTYWNNQRLFGDLRFNFLSQWDFGSANCINNYNDVWQVQNWRLCGGNGDAGLPDLLGNSYVIGQQRSYLTALKGLGVTGFRIDAAKHMPLSHINAVLTPEIKQGVHVFGEVITNGGAGDGEHDNFLVPYLSGTDHAAYDFPLFGSIRNAFRFGGSMNALVNPQAVGQALPSARAVTFTVTHDIPNNGMFRGLILDPTDETLAYAYVLGRDGGSPLLYSDNNESGDNRWVNAYRRGDLAAMIRFHNATQSSDMQVLSHSDCHLLFRRGNRGIVGINKCGSTVNTTINMNNSVLWWFANYRDVLDANSVVNIGSSSYTFSLPARRARMWLR; encoded by the coding sequence ATGAACCGTTCAACGACGGGTGCTTTCGCGCACCCGCAGCAGCCTCGTTTTGTCCGCCGTCTGGCGGAGCGTCTGCAGTCCCGCCTGAGCCAGACAGTGCGCGGCGCGCTTGCCGCCCTGCCCGGGCTTGTCGCTCTGGGGGCACTCTCGACGGCCAGTGCACCGGCCCAGGCCGACGTCATCCTGCACGCTTTCAACTGGAGCTATGACACGGTCGAAGCGCGCGCCGCCGAGATCCAGTCGCTCGGCTACAAGGCGGTGCTGGTGGTACCGCCACTGAAGTCGGAAGGCCCGGCCTGGTGGGCACGCTATCAGCCGCAAGACTACCGAACCATCGACCATCCGCTGGGCAACAAGCAGAGCTTCGAGCGGATGTCGAATGCGCTACGCGCGCGCGGCATCCGGGTCTATGCCGACATCCTGCTGAACCACATGGCCAACGAGTCGGCACAGCGCTCCGACCTCAACTACCCCGGCCAGCGCGTGCTGAACACCTATGCGTCCAACACGACCTACTGGAACAACCAGCGTCTGTTCGGCGACCTGCGCTTCAACTTCCTGTCGCAGTGGGATTTCGGCTCGGCCAACTGCATCAACAACTACAACGACGTCTGGCAGGTACAGAACTGGCGTCTGTGCGGCGGCAACGGCGATGCCGGCCTGCCCGACCTGCTCGGCAACAGCTATGTGATCGGGCAGCAGCGCAGCTACCTCACCGCGCTGAAGGGACTCGGCGTCACCGGCTTCCGCATCGACGCCGCAAAGCACATGCCGCTGTCGCACATCAACGCTGTGCTCACCCCCGAGATCAAGCAGGGCGTGCACGTGTTCGGTGAAGTCATCACCAACGGCGGCGCCGGCGACGGCGAGCACGACAACTTTCTCGTCCCCTACTTGAGCGGCACCGACCACGCGGCCTACGACTTCCCGCTGTTCGGCAGCATCCGCAATGCCTTCCGCTTCGGCGGCAGCATGAACGCACTGGTGAACCCGCAGGCCGTGGGCCAAGCCCTGCCGAGTGCGCGCGCGGTCACGTTCACGGTCACCCACGACATTCCGAACAACGGGATGTTTCGCGGGCTGATCCTCGACCCCACGGACGAGACCCTGGCCTACGCCTACGTGCTGGGCCGCGACGGCGGCAGCCCGCTGCTCTACTCGGACAACAACGAGAGCGGCGACAACCGCTGGGTCAACGCTTACCGCCGAGGCGATCTCGCCGCGATGATCCGCTTCCACAACGCCACCCAGAGCAGCGACATGCAGGTGCTGTCCCACAGCGACTGCCATCTGCTGTTCCGCCGCGGCAACCGCGGCATCGTCGGCATCAACAAATGCGGCAGCACGGTCAACACCACCATCAACATGAACAACAGCGTGCTCTGGTGGTTCGCCAACTACCGTGATGTTCTTGATGCGAACAGCGTGGTCAACATCGGCAGCAGCAGCTACACCTTCAGCCTGCCGGCGCGCAGGGCGAGGATGTGGTTGAGGTGA
- the pulA gene encoding pullulanase-type alpha-1,6-glucosidase — protein MPILLAPRMHRSVATLAAALGLALVTATGLHAQSSQPERVTLVGSLQQAVGCSENWSPPCAASHLAFDEEDGVWQSRFQLPAGGYEYKVALNGSWDSNFGAGGAPGGGNIALNLTSSAALKFYFRSGTNFITEPVSSLIPVAVGSFQRAIGCSSDWDPTCLRAWMEDPERDGVYRTTAALPAGSFEAKVAMNESWDLNYGAGGVQGGPNLGFEVRQACALQEFRFDGLSNQLTIAPAPAAAQPSSVTIAGSLQQALGCSDNWSPACTASRLTYSASSDVWRGEFLLPAGSYEYKAALNGSWDVNYGAGAAAGGANIALNADGQALRFYFSNRTKWVTDSRNTPIAVAVGSFQSELGCSADWQPECLAAWLQDPDNDGFATFEARLPAGSYEAKVAINESWGENYGAGGAPGGANIAFEVAEGCGLTYFSFDRASKVLSISSSAVAPRGNLAESRAHFIDARTLAWNGGSDDARFALHYSADASLRLTGAGVEGGSSAALALVPGGLTAEQRARWPHLASYRALRLPELPRAELAQILRGQIALAARSAADAPLDATGVQIPGVLDALYSTDRPLGPVITSNAVNLHLWAPSARRVELLRFASSDASATPTRHAMTFDAASGVWSVSGPRDWNRQFYLFEVEVYAPTTRRIEVNRVTDPYSLSLSVDSALSQIVDLDEAALMPPLFKLTPKPELRAHEDTMLYELHVRDFSWTDEAVPAAQRGTFAAFAHPASNGMQHLRRLAKAGFSHVHLLPAFDQANIPERRQDQQSVPFAQLEALPPSSDQQQVLTGAIRDADGFNWGYDPWHYTVPEGSYSSDPNGPARIREFRQMVQALNLSGLRVVMDVVYNHTNAAGQNAKSVLDRVVPGYYHRLNNAGYVEQSSCCPNTASEHAMMERLMIDSVLTWARAYRVDGFRFDLMAHHSRDNLLKLRAALDRLTLARDGVDGRSILLYGEGWNFGEVANNARFIQASQANLAGTGIGTFSDRSRDAIRGGNPFGDIREQGLISGLALAPNGFQGGGAGEFAQLLYLSDLARIGLAGDLADFEFTNAQGQRVRADQVDYFGQRAGYTGDPAEHIKYIEAHDNETLFDVLQLKLASTTPLDERVRVQNLGHSLMLLGQGIPFFHAGQEILRSKSGDRDSYNSGDWFNAIDWTRNRHGWSRGLPPAEKNEGVWPLLRPLLADVSRRPQRAQLDAALRHVTEMSQVRMGSRLFRLRSGEQVKRHLRFHNTGPQQLPGLIAFELADEAGAVERRWKRILGLVNVRPESATLQLPEHAARTLQLHPQLRRSADARTRASTAAAGRFEVAARTTAVFVEARSALEQLVLLRGDVTAARDSGAIRAPRVQALLNLLDSAGQHLEGGRETSARLTLLAFNGIVIAASLVGDIEAATARALIEHAGVLIETI, from the coding sequence ATGCCCATCCTCCTAGCACCCCGTATGCACCGCTCAGTCGCCACCCTCGCCGCCGCCCTCGGCCTGGCTCTCGTCACCGCCACTGGACTGCACGCCCAGAGCTCGCAGCCCGAGCGCGTGACCCTGGTCGGCAGCCTCCAGCAGGCGGTCGGCTGCAGCGAAAACTGGTCGCCGCCCTGCGCGGCATCGCATTTGGCCTTCGATGAAGAGGACGGCGTCTGGCAGTCCCGCTTCCAGCTGCCCGCCGGCGGCTACGAGTACAAGGTCGCGCTCAACGGCAGCTGGGACAGCAACTTCGGCGCGGGTGGTGCGCCCGGCGGCGGCAATATCGCGCTGAACCTCACAAGCTCCGCTGCCCTGAAGTTCTACTTCCGCAGCGGAACAAACTTCATCACCGAGCCGGTGAGTTCGCTGATCCCCGTCGCGGTCGGGAGCTTCCAGCGCGCGATCGGTTGCAGCAGCGACTGGGACCCCACCTGCCTGCGCGCCTGGATGGAGGACCCCGAGCGCGACGGCGTCTATCGCACCACTGCAGCGCTGCCCGCCGGCAGCTTCGAAGCCAAGGTGGCGATGAACGAATCCTGGGATCTGAACTACGGCGCCGGCGGCGTGCAGGGTGGACCCAACCTCGGGTTCGAGGTGCGTCAGGCCTGTGCCCTGCAGGAGTTCCGTTTCGATGGCCTGAGCAACCAGCTCACGATCGCCCCAGCGCCGGCCGCGGCGCAGCCGTCCAGCGTCACCATCGCCGGCAGCCTGCAGCAGGCGCTCGGCTGCAGCGACAACTGGTCGCCCGCCTGCACCGCCTCGCGCCTCACCTACTCTGCCAGCAGCGATGTCTGGCGCGGCGAGTTCCTGCTGCCGGCCGGCAGCTACGAGTACAAGGCCGCCCTCAACGGCAGCTGGGACGTGAACTACGGCGCCGGTGCCGCAGCGGGCGGCGCCAACATCGCGCTGAACGCCGACGGTCAAGCCCTGCGCTTCTACTTCTCCAACCGCACCAAGTGGGTCACTGACAGCCGCAACACGCCGATCGCGGTGGCCGTCGGCAGCTTCCAGAGCGAGCTGGGCTGCAGCGCCGATTGGCAGCCGGAATGTCTCGCCGCCTGGCTGCAGGATCCGGACAACGATGGCTTCGCCACCTTCGAGGCCCGCTTGCCGGCGGGCAGCTACGAAGCCAAGGTCGCGATCAACGAGAGCTGGGGCGAGAACTACGGCGCAGGTGGCGCGCCCGGCGGCGCCAATATCGCCTTCGAGGTCGCCGAAGGCTGCGGGCTGACGTATTTCAGCTTTGATCGCGCCAGCAAGGTTCTCAGCATCTCCAGCAGCGCTGTGGCGCCGCGCGGCAACCTTGCGGAGTCGCGCGCGCACTTCATCGACGCGCGCACGCTGGCCTGGAATGGCGGCAGCGATGACGCGCGCTTCGCCCTGCACTACAGCGCCGACGCCAGCCTCCGCTTGACGGGCGCAGGCGTCGAAGGCGGCAGCAGCGCGGCGCTTGCGCTGGTGCCCGGTGGCCTCACTGCCGAGCAGCGCGCGCGCTGGCCGCATCTGGCGAGCTACCGTGCCCTGCGCCTGCCGGAGCTGCCGCGGGCGGAGCTTGCGCAGATCCTGCGCGGGCAGATCGCGCTAGCCGCACGCAGCGCCGCGGATGCCCCGCTGGATGCCACCGGCGTGCAGATCCCCGGCGTGCTGGATGCGCTCTACAGCACCGATCGCCCGCTGGGCCCGGTGATCACCAGCAACGCCGTCAACCTCCACCTGTGGGCACCCAGCGCGCGCCGGGTTGAGCTGCTGCGCTTTGCGAGCAGCGACGCCAGCGCTACGCCGACGCGGCACGCGATGACCTTCGATGCGGCCAGCGGCGTGTGGAGCGTCAGTGGCCCGCGCGACTGGAACCGCCAGTTCTATCTGTTCGAAGTCGAGGTCTACGCTCCGACCACCCGCCGCATCGAGGTCAATCGCGTCACCGATCCCTACAGCCTCAGCCTTTCGGTCGACAGCGCGCTGTCGCAGATCGTCGATCTCGACGAGGCCGCGCTGATGCCGCCGCTGTTCAAGCTCACGCCCAAGCCGGAGCTGCGCGCGCACGAAGACACGATGCTCTATGAACTGCACGTGCGCGATTTCAGCTGGACCGATGAGGCCGTACCTGCGGCCCAGCGCGGCACCTTCGCGGCCTTCGCGCATCCGGCCTCGAACGGCATGCAGCATCTGCGCAGGCTGGCCAAGGCCGGCTTCAGCCATGTGCATCTGCTGCCGGCGTTTGATCAGGCCAACATCCCGGAGCGACGCCAGGATCAGCAGTCGGTGCCGTTTGCCCAGCTGGAGGCGCTGCCGCCCAGCTCGGACCAGCAGCAGGTGCTGACCGGCGCCATCCGCGATGCCGACGGCTTCAACTGGGGCTACGACCCCTGGCACTACACCGTGCCCGAGGGCAGCTACTCCAGCGACCCCAACGGCCCGGCGCGCATCCGCGAGTTCCGGCAGATGGTGCAGGCACTGAACCTGTCCGGCCTTCGCGTGGTGATGGACGTGGTCTACAACCACACCAATGCCGCCGGCCAGAATGCGAAGTCGGTGCTGGACCGCGTGGTGCCCGGCTACTACCACCGCCTGAACAACGCCGGCTACGTCGAGCAGAGCAGCTGCTGCCCCAACACCGCCAGCGAGCACGCGATGATGGAGCGGCTGATGATCGACTCGGTGCTGACCTGGGCGCGCGCCTACCGCGTCGACGGTTTCCGCTTCGATCTGATGGCCCACCACAGCCGCGACAATCTGCTGAAGCTGCGCGCCGCGCTCGACCGGCTGACGCTGGCGCGCGACGGCGTGGATGGCCGCAGCATCCTCCTCTACGGCGAGGGCTGGAACTTCGGCGAGGTCGCCAACAACGCGCGCTTCATCCAGGCCTCGCAGGCCAACCTGGCCGGTACCGGTATCGGCACCTTCAGCGATCGTTCGCGCGATGCGATCCGCGGCGGCAATCCCTTCGGCGACATCCGCGAGCAGGGCCTGATCTCGGGTCTGGCGCTGGCGCCGAACGGTTTCCAGGGCGGTGGTGCTGGCGAGTTTGCACAGCTGCTCTATCTGAGTGATCTGGCGCGGATTGGTCTTGCCGGCGATCTGGCCGACTTCGAGTTCACGAATGCGCAGGGCCAGCGCGTGCGCGCCGACCAGGTCGACTACTTCGGACAGCGTGCGGGCTACACGGGCGACCCGGCCGAACACATCAAGTACATCGAAGCGCACGACAACGAAACCCTGTTCGACGTGCTGCAGCTGAAGCTCGCCAGCACCACCCCGCTCGACGAGCGCGTGCGGGTGCAGAACCTCGGCCACAGCCTGATGCTGCTGGGCCAGGGCATTCCCTTCTTCCACGCCGGGCAGGAGATCCTGCGCTCGAAATCAGGCGACCGCGACAGCTACAACAGCGGCGACTGGTTCAACGCGATCGACTGGACGCGCAACCGGCACGGCTGGAGTCGCGGCCTGCCGCCGGCCGAGAAGAACGAGGGCGTGTGGCCGCTGCTGCGTCCGCTCCTGGCCGATGTCAGCCGCCGACCGCAGCGCGCGCAGCTCGACGCCGCGCTACGGCATGTCACCGAGATGAGCCAGGTCCGCATGGGTTCTCGCCTGTTCCGCCTGCGCAGCGGCGAGCAGGTCAAGCGACACCTGCGTTTCCACAACACCGGGCCGCAGCAGCTGCCGGGGCTGATCGCCTTCGAACTGGCCGACGAGGCGGGCGCGGTGGAGCGTCGCTGGAAGCGCATCCTAGGGCTGGTCAACGTGCGGCCGGAATCCGCGACGCTGCAGCTGCCTGAGCATGCGGCGCGGACGCTGCAGCTGCATCCGCAGCTGCGCCGCTCAGCCGATGCGCGCACGCGCGCCAGCACCGCCGCCGCCGGGCGCTTCGAAGTGGCCGCGCGTACCACGGCGGTGTTTGTCGAGGCACGCTCGGCGCTGGAGCAGCTCGTCCTGCTGCGTGGCGATGTGACCGCCGCGCGCGACAGCGGTGCGATCCGCGCGCCGCGCGTGCAGGCCCTGCTGAACCTGCTCGACAGTGCCGGGCAGCACCTGGAGGGCGGCCGCGAGACTTCGGCCCGGCTCACCCTGCTTGCCTTCAATGGCATCGTGATCGCAGCCAGCCTCGTCGGCGATATCGAGGCCGCCACCGCGCGCGCACTGATCGAGCATGCGGGAGTGCTGATCGAGACGATCTGA
- a CDS encoding glutathione S-transferase family protein, whose product MSQPVLYIGNKNYSSWSLRPWLLLSHFGVDFAERVLLLDTPEFAAEVAKASPSRRVPVLHDQGRVIWDSLAICEYANETWLGGRGWPQEPGLRALARSAACEMHSGFAALRGQLPMNCDRQPNAYRWNAEAQADIDRVQALWAQLRAASAGQGDFLCGEFGIVDAMFAPVLIRFRGYGVELSEISRAYSEAMLALPALKAWIAAGVAEPQRLPKYEALK is encoded by the coding sequence ATGAGCCAGCCCGTCCTCTACATCGGCAACAAGAACTACAGCAGCTGGTCTCTGCGTCCCTGGCTGCTGCTGAGTCACTTCGGCGTCGATTTCGCCGAACGCGTGCTGCTGCTGGATACGCCCGAGTTCGCCGCCGAGGTCGCCAAGGCCTCGCCGAGCCGGCGCGTGCCGGTGCTGCACGACCAGGGCCGGGTGATCTGGGATTCGCTGGCGATCTGCGAGTACGCCAACGAGACCTGGCTGGGCGGCCGCGGTTGGCCGCAGGAGCCCGGCCTGCGCGCGCTGGCGCGCTCGGCGGCCTGCGAGATGCACTCCGGCTTCGCTGCGCTGCGCGGGCAGCTGCCCATGAACTGCGATCGCCAGCCCAACGCTTACCGCTGGAATGCCGAGGCCCAGGCCGATATCGATCGCGTGCAGGCGCTGTGGGCGCAGCTGCGCGCGGCCTCGGCGGGGCAGGGCGATTTCCTCTGCGGTGAGTTCGGGATTGTCGACGCGATGTTCGCGCCGGTGCTGATCCGCTTCCGTGGCTACGGGGTCGAGCTCAGCGAGATCAGCCGCGCCTACTCCGAGGCCATGCTGGCTCTGCCGGCCTTGAAGGCCTGGATCGCAGCGGGCGTCGCCGAGCCGCAGCGTCTGCCCAAATACGAAGCGCTCAAGTGA
- a CDS encoding DUF1800 domain-containing protein: protein MIPLSSLPLARPLAALALLCGFAAPAQGQVIFRDGFDPQPEAPISEAEASRFLSQATFGPTLSEITRLRGMGYTPWLNEQFGRAASLQLPHLDSLMAIDPSVVWQDKRTDIWFRNVLYRDDQLRQRMAFALSQIFVVSDQNGAVEGNPNALAHYHDMLSQNAFGNYRTLLENVTLHPVMGHYLSMFKNRKPDEAANIRPDENYAREIMQLFSVGLVRLNLNGTVMDGDAGTPGVQPIPTYTQDTIRGFAHVFTGWNWSTCNPPVAGDTAGNFNWWDWLYCAPGPGSTDWRLQQGWRQPMRPWGEGTSFGSVYHASSGTKQLLSYPGVSLPGGVLAAGGQARANMAAALDNVFNHPNVGPFFSRLLIQRFTTSNPSPAYVARVATVFNNNGSGVRGDLQAVLRAILLDPEARNPSQANAGKLREPLLRVTQLWRALDARSSDGAIREWPDQYGAQSVLSSPTVFNFFLPNYQLPGELASLGLFAPEFQITTDTYITRMTNEIGAKIFWAWQGSNTGTWDPVKVDLNRDMQIAHDAGALVDRYNLLFMGGRMSSQMRTVLVNHLNGMGSSNNDQRRARVQDALWLILTSPEYVVEK from the coding sequence ATGATCCCTCTCTCCAGCCTCCCTCTCGCCCGGCCGCTTGCGGCGCTCGCTCTGCTCTGCGGATTTGCCGCGCCTGCCCAGGGCCAGGTCATCTTTCGCGACGGCTTCGATCCACAGCCCGAGGCGCCCATCAGCGAAGCCGAGGCCTCGCGGTTCCTCAGCCAGGCGACCTTCGGCCCGACCCTGAGCGAGATCACCCGCCTGCGCGGCATGGGCTACACGCCTTGGCTCAACGAGCAGTTCGGTCGCGCGGCTTCGCTGCAGCTGCCTCACCTCGACAGCCTGATGGCGATCGACCCCAGCGTGGTCTGGCAGGACAAGCGCACCGATATCTGGTTCCGCAACGTGCTTTACCGCGACGATCAGCTGCGCCAGCGTATGGCGTTCGCGCTTTCGCAGATCTTCGTGGTGTCCGATCAGAACGGCGCGGTTGAGGGCAACCCGAACGCGCTGGCGCACTACCACGACATGCTCAGCCAGAACGCCTTCGGCAACTACCGAACTCTGCTGGAGAACGTCACCCTGCATCCGGTGATGGGTCACTACCTGTCGATGTTCAAGAACCGCAAGCCCGATGAGGCGGCCAACATCCGCCCCGACGAGAACTATGCGCGCGAAATCATGCAGCTGTTCAGCGTCGGCCTGGTGCGTCTGAACCTCAACGGCACGGTGATGGATGGCGACGCCGGCACGCCGGGCGTGCAGCCGATTCCCACCTACACGCAGGACACGATCCGCGGTTTCGCGCACGTTTTCACCGGCTGGAACTGGTCGACCTGCAACCCGCCGGTCGCCGGCGATACCGCCGGCAACTTCAACTGGTGGGATTGGCTGTACTGCGCGCCGGGCCCGGGCAGCACCGACTGGCGTCTGCAGCAGGGTTGGCGTCAACCCATGCGGCCGTGGGGAGAAGGCACCTCGTTCGGTTCGGTGTACCACGCCTCCAGCGGCACCAAGCAGCTGCTGAGCTATCCGGGTGTGAGCCTGCCGGGCGGCGTGCTGGCGGCGGGTGGGCAGGCGCGGGCCAACATGGCGGCGGCGCTGGACAACGTGTTCAACCATCCGAACGTCGGCCCGTTCTTCAGCCGTCTGCTGATCCAGCGGTTCACCACCAGCAACCCCTCGCCGGCCTACGTCGCGCGCGTCGCCACCGTGTTCAACAACAATGGCAGCGGCGTCCGCGGCGATCTGCAGGCCGTGCTGCGCGCCATCCTGCTCGACCCCGAAGCACGCAACCCTTCCCAGGCGAATGCCGGCAAGCTGCGCGAACCTCTGCTGCGCGTGACCCAGCTCTGGCGCGCACTCGACGCACGGTCAAGCGACGGCGCCATCCGCGAATGGCCCGACCAGTACGGCGCGCAGTCGGTGCTGAGCTCGCCCACGGTGTTCAACTTCTTCCTGCCGAACTACCAGCTGCCGGGCGAACTCGCCTCGCTGGGCCTGTTCGCGCCGGAGTTCCAGATCACCACCGACACCTACATCACCCGCATGACGAACGAGATCGGCGCCAAGATCTTCTGGGCATGGCAGGGCTCGAACACCGGCACCTGGGACCCGGTCAAGGTGGACCTCAATCGCGATATGCAGATCGCGCACGATGCGGGCGCGCTGGTCGACCGCTACAACCTGCTGTTCATGGGCGGGCGGATGAGCAGCCAGATGCGCACTGTGCTGGTCAACCACTTGAATGGCATGGGCAGCAGCAACAACGATCAGCGGCGCGCGCGCGTGCAGGATGCCCTGTGGCTGATCCTGACCTCGCCTGAGTACGTGGTGGAGAAGTGA